Proteins from a single region of Phycisphaeraceae bacterium D3-23:
- a CDS encoding STAS/SEC14 domain-containing protein yields the protein MFTIRPNGPNRLDLSLSGKLDKEQMARVLDDFLAKAEGIEHGRMLYRISDFHLPSLGAIGVELVRMPKLLKCIGRFDKCAVLAEKTWLKKVSEIEGALIPGLEIKAFDLDEEAAAQAWLMA from the coding sequence ATGTTTACGATCAGGCCCAACGGCCCCAACCGCCTGGACCTCTCGCTCTCTGGCAAGCTCGACAAAGAACAGATGGCCCGAGTGCTGGACGATTTCCTCGCCAAGGCCGAGGGCATCGAGCACGGCAGGATGCTGTACCGGATCTCGGACTTCCATCTGCCTTCGCTGGGCGCGATCGGCGTCGAGTTGGTCCGCATGCCCAAGCTGCTCAAGTGCATCGGCCGATTCGACAAGTGCGCGGTGCTTGCGGAGAAGACGTGGCTTAAGAAGGTCAGCGAGATCGAGGGCGCGTTGATCCCCGGGCTTGAGATCAAGGCTTTCGACTTGGACGAGGAAGCCGCCGCCCAAGCGTGGCTGATGGCGTAG
- a CDS encoding aldehyde dehydrogenase family protein, whose product MAPPTTQPATQLVSTDPYTGEAVGSVAITPVDQIESVIAAAHAAQRGWGQTPLAERIALLKSARPHLESVAEELGELITREQGKPIKNGKGEAAMIGAGIADELDLIAQALEPEVLEDDSTRSVMHFDPLGVCVAITPWNFPVLMPHWLVLPALAAGNSVVLKPSELTPLCGQLYADALNKVLPPGVLQVVHGKDDQGKALVAGDVDLIAFTGSRDAGRHIMQSASGGLKRLILELGSKDPLIVLEDADVEKAADFAAMNSFRNSGQVCVSTERVYVHEKIAQPFVDRLLEKTKELRVGHGMDEATTMGPMVDDRQKAHVLAQIEDAKKKGATVLAGGEPGDGNVLAPTVLLGVTHDMDICTVETFGPVAAVRVVRDDAEALELANDSDLGLGGVVFGEHEHATRIARQVKAGMIGINKGIGGATGTPWVGARQSGYGYHGSREGHRQFCQVRVVSEAKTPA is encoded by the coding sequence ATGGCACCCCCGACGACCCAGCCCGCGACCCAGCTCGTCTCGACCGACCCCTACACCGGCGAAGCCGTCGGCAGCGTTGCCATCACGCCGGTGGACCAGATCGAATCGGTTATCGCCGCCGCCCACGCGGCGCAGCGTGGCTGGGGCCAGACCCCGCTGGCCGAGCGGATCGCGCTGCTCAAGTCGGCGCGGCCGCACCTTGAAAGCGTGGCCGAGGAGCTGGGCGAACTGATCACGCGCGAGCAGGGCAAGCCGATCAAGAACGGCAAGGGCGAAGCCGCAATGATCGGGGCCGGCATCGCCGACGAGCTCGACCTTATCGCCCAAGCGCTGGAGCCCGAGGTGCTCGAAGACGACAGCACGCGCTCGGTGATGCACTTCGACCCGCTGGGCGTGTGCGTCGCGATTACGCCGTGGAACTTCCCGGTGCTGATGCCGCACTGGCTCGTGCTGCCCGCATTGGCCGCGGGGAATAGCGTGGTTTTGAAGCCGTCCGAGCTAACCCCGCTCTGCGGGCAGCTCTACGCCGATGCGCTCAACAAAGTCCTGCCGCCCGGCGTGCTGCAGGTCGTGCACGGCAAGGACGACCAGGGCAAGGCCCTCGTCGCGGGCGATGTCGACCTCATCGCGTTCACCGGCTCGCGCGACGCGGGGCGGCACATCATGCAGTCGGCCAGCGGCGGGCTCAAGCGGCTCATCCTCGAGCTGGGCAGCAAGGACCCGCTGATCGTGCTCGAAGATGCGGATGTCGAGAAGGCCGCCGACTTCGCCGCGATGAACAGCTTCCGCAACAGCGGGCAGGTCTGCGTCAGCACCGAGCGGGTGTACGTACACGAAAAAATCGCCCAGCCATTCGTCGATCGTCTGCTCGAAAAAACGAAGGAGCTCCGGGTCGGCCACGGCATGGACGAAGCCACGACGATGGGGCCTATGGTCGACGATCGGCAAAAGGCGCACGTCCTCGCGCAGATCGAAGACGCCAAGAAGAAAGGCGCGACCGTGCTCGCCGGGGGTGAGCCAGGCGACGGCAACGTGCTCGCCCCGACGGTCCTGCTGGGGGTGACGCACGACATGGACATCTGCACCGTCGAGACCTTCGGCCCCGTTGCCGCGGTCCGTGTCGTCAGAGATGATGCCGAGGCGCTCGAGCTCGCCAACGACAGCGACCTCGGGCTGGGCGGCGTCGTGTTCGGCGAACACGAACATGCAACCCGCATCGCGCGGCAGGTCAAGGCCGGGATGATCGGCATCAACAAGGGCATCGGCGGCGCGACCGGCACGCCCTGGGTCGGCGCCCGTCAGTCCGGCTACGGGTACCACGGCTCCCGCGAAGGTCACCGCCAGTTCTGCCAGGTCCGCGTCGTCAGCGAAGCCAAGACTCCGGCGTAG
- a CDS encoding lipid-A-disaccharide synthase N-terminal domain-containing protein has protein sequence MSRRLCILLLALLLAGSADTADAQSDTTHARAPGTAEFQLSDRLIDLDLGETPDGLRYRFTDPQGRRVELTPGQFAQALHDKQNRRGTDRPLLHILFDITSWTGVLWVGLGLLGQALFTGRMLVQWLSSERAKRSVVPPAFWWLSLIGAAMLLAYFIWRTDIVGVLGQSAGFLIYARNLWLIYTTNDPDSRRPTDAGPTTS, from the coding sequence ATGAGTCGTCGCTTGTGCATCCTGCTGCTCGCACTCCTGCTTGCCGGATCCGCCGATACCGCCGATGCGCAGTCGGATACGACCCACGCCCGCGCCCCCGGCACCGCCGAATTTCAACTCAGCGACCGCCTGATCGACCTCGACCTGGGCGAAACCCCCGACGGACTCCGCTACCGCTTTACCGATCCCCAAGGCCGGCGCGTCGAACTCACTCCCGGCCAGTTCGCGCAGGCGCTGCACGACAAGCAAAACCGCCGGGGCACTGACCGCCCACTGCTCCACATCCTCTTCGACATCACGTCGTGGACCGGCGTCCTGTGGGTCGGGCTCGGGCTGCTGGGGCAGGCCCTCTTCACGGGCCGGATGCTTGTGCAGTGGCTCAGCAGCGAACGCGCGAAACGCTCCGTCGTCCCGCCGGCATTCTGGTGGCTCTCGCTCATAGGCGCGGCGATGCTCCTGGCCTACTTCATCTGGCGCACCGACATCGTCGGCGTCCTGGGCCAATCCGCCGGCTTCCTCATCTACGCCCGCAACCTCTGGCTGATCTACACAACCAACGACCCGGACAGCCGACGGCCTACGGACGCCGGGCCTACGACCTCTTGA
- a CDS encoding DUF262 domain-containing protein gives MGKAERTVEELVGQIERGELRLPEMQRRYVWQATRVRDLLDSLYRGYPSGAILVWETDEEVPERDFAVNQSNNSYSTSKLLLDGQQRLTSLLAVVRGKPITVRGRKKPIDLLFNLDHPEHRSFATEVHEKKEKNDQDASPDANEDDIQKRLADFTFIVSTKQYAAKPNWVSVTEVFGSPDNKSFLKRAGILDLDDPRLAKYSDRLNRLRSIKQYVYRLDILERSLTYEEVTEIFVRVNSLGSKLRSSDLAMAQITAKWRDSLKIFEAFRTECEKSGFLLESGIHLKNLVAFATGQSRFKVVANLDIARIKEAWEPSKKGMEFALNFCESNARLDSPALLSSPFLLITLGCYGHHVGYNLSTEDEAKLRSWLYLANMKGRYSRGSTETLLDQDLNTISDGDGVSGLINTLESQFGRLDVLPSDLVGRTQRSALFKTMFLAFRDDGAKDWEKPLGISLSHRGKVHRLQFHHIFPRAVLKGHYKNSEVNDICNLAFIGGTTNRRISSKKPLDYLLPLIEKIGHAPFKAQCIPTDKSLFSLDAYPEFLKVRRKLVSARLNSLLAESGALR, from the coding sequence ATGGGTAAAGCAGAAAGAACCGTTGAAGAACTGGTCGGACAAATTGAGCGTGGCGAGCTTCGACTCCCTGAAATGCAGAGACGATATGTGTGGCAGGCAACCCGGGTTCGTGATTTACTGGACTCGCTCTATCGTGGGTATCCGTCGGGCGCGATCTTGGTATGGGAGACTGACGAAGAAGTACCAGAGCGTGACTTTGCTGTTAATCAATCCAACAACTCGTACTCGACAAGCAAACTATTGCTCGATGGCCAACAGAGACTTACTTCGCTATTGGCCGTGGTGCGGGGCAAGCCTATCACTGTGCGTGGTAGAAAAAAGCCTATCGATCTACTCTTCAACTTAGACCACCCCGAGCATCGTTCATTTGCAACAGAGGTTCATGAAAAAAAAGAAAAAAATGATCAAGATGCATCTCCGGATGCAAACGAAGACGACATCCAAAAAAGGTTAGCTGACTTCACCTTTATCGTCTCTACTAAACAATACGCGGCCAAGCCTAACTGGGTGAGTGTCACAGAAGTATTCGGATCACCGGATAACAAATCTTTTCTTAAGCGTGCAGGCATATTGGACCTAGACGATCCGAGGCTTGCAAAGTACAGTGACCGACTCAATCGATTACGGTCGATCAAGCAATACGTCTATCGACTCGATATCTTGGAACGATCGCTTACCTATGAAGAAGTTACTGAGATCTTTGTTCGTGTAAATTCGCTTGGGTCTAAGCTGCGGAGTTCTGACCTGGCCATGGCACAGATTACCGCCAAATGGCGGGATTCTCTAAAAATCTTTGAGGCATTCCGAACCGAGTGTGAAAAATCTGGATTCCTCTTGGAGTCAGGCATTCACCTTAAGAACCTTGTCGCCTTTGCGACTGGGCAAAGCAGGTTCAAGGTCGTCGCGAATCTGGACATTGCCAGAATCAAGGAGGCGTGGGAGCCGAGTAAAAAGGGGATGGAGTTTGCACTGAACTTCTGCGAAAGCAATGCAAGATTAGACAGCCCTGCCCTGTTGTCATCACCATTTCTACTCATTACTTTGGGATGCTATGGCCACCACGTTGGTTACAACCTATCAACTGAAGACGAGGCAAAGCTAAGATCATGGCTATACTTGGCAAACATGAAAGGTCGATACTCTCGCGGTTCAACCGAAACACTTCTGGATCAAGACTTGAATACCATTTCCGACGGAGATGGTGTGTCAGGCCTCATCAATACGCTTGAAAGTCAGTTCGGACGCTTGGATGTTTTGCCAAGCGACTTGGTTGGTCGCACACAACGTAGCGCTCTTTTTAAGACAATGTTTTTGGCATTCCGAGACGATGGCGCAAAAGACTGGGAAAAACCACTGGGAATCTCACTCTCTCATCGTGGTAAAGTTCATCGCCTACAGTTTCATCACATTTTCCCACGCGCTGTTCTGAAAGGGCACTATAAGAATTCGGAAGTCAATGACATTTGCAACCTGGCTTTCATTGGAGGGACGACCAATAGGAGGATTAGTAGCAAGAAACCTTTAGACTACTTACTCCCTTTGATCGAAAAAATCGGTCATGCACCCTTCAAGGCTCAGTGTATTCCTACAGACAAGTCGCTGTTTTCTTTAGATGCGTATCCAGAATTTTTGAAGGTGCGAAGAAAACTTGTTTCTGCTCGACTCAATAGTCTCTTAGCTGAGTCTGGGGCGCTACGATGA
- a CDS encoding GNAT family N-acetyltransferase has protein sequence MPSCYDIRIDDLTGPGVVGLLRGHLAFVAQHSPAGSIHALDPAALQDDPSLTFWGVWDQAALVGCGAMKELGPCHGEIKSMITSPDHRRRGVASAMLGAPSRDSAGQGV, from the coding sequence ATGCCGAGTTGCTACGACATCCGTATCGACGACTTGACGGGTCCCGGCGTCGTGGGGCTGTTGCGGGGGCACTTGGCGTTTGTCGCGCAGCATTCGCCGGCGGGCAGCATCCACGCGCTCGACCCCGCAGCGCTGCAGGACGACCCGTCGCTGACATTCTGGGGCGTATGGGACCAGGCCGCGCTAGTCGGGTGCGGCGCGATGAAGGAACTGGGGCCATGCCACGGCGAGATCAAGTCCATGATCACGTCACCGGACCACCGGCGTCGCGGGGTGGCGTCGGCGATGCTGGGCGCACCTTCTCGCGATAGCGCAGGCCAGGGGGTATAA
- a CDS encoding PEP-CTERM sorting domain-containing protein yields MLLSTVSSGTNISISQTAVPGETLTSQFLLGASFTTGGGPSGSSANSTGRLNITVDNPTSYALSGSMTMNSTNGTGAVHLYLRHQPPGPFIYQNFNTSGGLITMEETIEFSENNNTGLLLPNVNYQLEWNWSVNRAFGRDPISGSGTFQLTLVEDISVVLGDIDGDGFVGAGDLDLILANWGATGTPADADGSGTVGQGDLDIVTGNWGGGSPPETVVPEPGSLAALGLCSLLVMRRRR; encoded by the coding sequence GTGCTGCTTAGTACCGTGAGCAGCGGCACGAACATCTCGATCTCACAGACCGCTGTGCCGGGTGAGACACTGACCTCGCAGTTCCTGCTTGGCGCGTCGTTCACGACGGGTGGCGGCCCCAGCGGGTCGTCCGCGAACAGTACGGGACGGCTCAACATCACTGTCGATAACCCGACGTCCTACGCGCTGTCGGGCTCCATGACGATGAACTCCACGAACGGCACAGGGGCCGTACATCTGTACTTGCGGCATCAGCCACCGGGGCCGTTTATCTATCAGAACTTCAATACGTCGGGCGGTCTGATTACGATGGAGGAGACCATTGAGTTTTCAGAGAACAACAACACTGGGCTATTGCTGCCGAACGTGAACTATCAGTTGGAGTGGAACTGGTCGGTCAACCGCGCGTTTGGTCGCGACCCGATCTCGGGCAGCGGCACCTTCCAACTCACACTGGTCGAAGATATCTCGGTTGTCCTAGGCGATATCGATGGCGATGGCTTCGTCGGGGCCGGCGATCTGGACCTCATCCTCGCCAACTGGGGTGCGACGGGCACGCCCGCCGATGCCGACGGCAGTGGGACGGTCGGGCAGGGCGATCTTGACATCGTCACAGGCAACTGGGGCGGCGGCTCCCCTCCGGAAACAGTCGTGCCCGAGCCCGGGTCGCTCGCGGCGCTGGGCCTGTGCTCGCTGTTGGTGATGCGTCGCAGGCGTTAG
- a CDS encoding YifB family Mg chelatase-like AAA ATPase, which translates to MLAQVHSFLLQGIDAIACEVEVDVVHDAMPKTFIVGLPDAAVKESVERVRSAVTNTGYPFAIARTVINLAPADKRKEGPVYDLPIAVGILLSENVVTTNRHKKLMFAGELALDGRVRPVAGIINLALLCKELGMEGVVVPVDNAHEAAAVDGIEVYPADSLASVVSFLNGQHDITPVATIDVDESLQNETPNIDFADIRGQEAVKRAMAVAAAGGHNIMMIGPAGTGKTMAARALPGILPPLSRDEALQVTRIYSAVGQVPRGQSLITARPVRTPHHTASSAAVIGGGTVPRPGEVSLAHHGVLFLDEMPEFPRPVLETLRQPLEDGHVTIARAHSSIRFPAQFMLVAALNPTQQGNKPTDAQSQKQMDRYLSKLSGPLIDRIDIHVEVPPVPYKQLTGQPNGTSSATIREQVLKARAIQYQRNGGALKRNALLSGRELDQHAPMDDGAKDLIKQAMSELNLSARAYDKIRRVARTLADLDASAGITMQHAAEAISYRLLDRGR; encoded by the coding sequence ATGCTTGCACAGGTCCATAGCTTCCTGCTCCAGGGCATCGACGCCATCGCCTGCGAGGTCGAGGTCGACGTCGTCCACGACGCCATGCCCAAGACCTTTATCGTCGGGCTCCCCGACGCTGCGGTCAAAGAATCCGTCGAGCGCGTCCGCTCCGCCGTCACCAACACCGGCTACCCCTTCGCCATCGCCCGCACGGTCATCAACCTCGCGCCGGCCGACAAACGCAAAGAGGGCCCGGTCTACGACCTCCCCATCGCCGTCGGCATCCTGCTCTCCGAAAACGTCGTCACCACTAACCGCCACAAGAAGCTCATGTTCGCCGGCGAGCTCGCACTCGATGGGCGTGTCCGCCCCGTCGCGGGTATCATCAACCTCGCGCTGCTGTGCAAAGAGCTCGGCATGGAAGGCGTCGTCGTCCCCGTCGACAACGCACACGAGGCCGCGGCTGTCGACGGCATCGAGGTCTACCCCGCCGACTCGCTCGCCAGCGTCGTGTCGTTCTTGAATGGCCAACACGACATCACCCCCGTCGCAACGATCGACGTGGATGAGTCGCTACAGAACGAAACACCGAACATCGACTTCGCCGACATCCGGGGCCAGGAGGCCGTGAAACGCGCGATGGCCGTCGCGGCGGCCGGCGGGCACAACATCATGATGATCGGGCCAGCCGGCACGGGCAAGACCATGGCCGCCCGCGCCCTGCCCGGCATCCTCCCGCCGCTCTCGCGCGACGAAGCGCTCCAGGTCACCCGCATCTACTCCGCCGTCGGCCAGGTCCCGCGCGGCCAGTCCCTCATCACCGCACGGCCCGTCCGTACCCCCCACCACACCGCGTCCAGCGCGGCCGTCATCGGCGGCGGCACCGTCCCACGCCCCGGTGAGGTCTCCCTCGCCCACCACGGCGTCCTCTTCCTCGACGAGATGCCCGAGTTCCCACGACCTGTGCTGGAGACACTCCGACAGCCGCTCGAAGACGGCCACGTCACCATCGCCCGCGCCCACTCCTCCATCCGCTTCCCCGCCCAGTTCATGCTCGTCGCCGCCTTGAACCCGACGCAGCAGGGCAACAAACCCACGGATGCGCAGTCCCAGAAACAGATGGACCGCTACCTCTCGAAACTCTCGGGCCCGCTCATCGACCGCATCGACATCCACGTCGAGGTCCCGCCCGTCCCCTACAAACAACTCACCGGCCAACCCAACGGGACCAGCTCCGCCACCATCCGCGAGCAAGTCCTCAAAGCCCGCGCGATCCAGTACCAACGCAACGGCGGCGCTCTCAAACGCAACGCCCTCCTCTCCGGCCGCGAGCTCGACCAACACGCCCCGATGGACGACGGCGCCAAAGACCTCATCAAGCAGGCCATGAGCGAACTCAACCTCAGCGCCCGCGCCTACGACAAGATAAGAAGAGTCGCCCGCACCCTCGCCGACTTGGACGCGAGCGCCGGCATCACGATGCAGCACGCGGCGGAGGCGATCAGCTATAGGCTATTGGATCGGGGACGTTGA
- a CDS encoding M48 family metalloprotease — protein sequence MPTVHTADALTLSVLMSTIVMALMLLFYVALVAAWGYLTVRFTMHLPTLLGAGSWLVTVFSICCAVAALLVLCFLLKPLIPLRRSRTVPIEVSRESEPLLFSYIDALADVIDAPRPERILVVVDAGASASFGNGVLGVLGGQLTLTLGLPLVGELSLRQFAGVVAHELGHFSQGSMIRQNVMLSALSGWMTDVALSEDAFDRFLHRMAASGPLGIKTVCKAAHLVTLSIRRLLFVFMIAGHAMWRVTSRQLEYDADQFMAHTAGAEHFAQTMRSTIMLCFAADQTIDEVERFYRDSRLPTDFPSMVIAKARRFTPEQRRKFLKGADKNESESFSTHPLTRKRIQAVQVLGSPGLVQDDRPARLLFKNFDALCRRSSEAFYQSVIGERYDPKHLTDSSQLIRELDETDSARISARRFCQGDVLLTLPTFPSLTALKKPADPNKSMRKIQQLRQQTLAAGDDTAPQIRKLMETRERLLTARQALTVTQIGFEIAHYGELGLSAGDRQGLEREVRSLTEEHAELRIALGSACRVLTKRIELSAALLQIDLVARRLKNEDPKQVRAEIGRLIPAGNAMAKVEGPIDQLHVSMSTLSLGLSLCAGGNVNQDVISRTLRAANETRDAISDVLTVLHAKPYPFTHGDGSVSIAHALCQRPPDGDNPVDILFVAEELVGRYAEIRVRIIGRLCYLAECIERAIGLKPLHSIDDTDPLEELKDALGMNDDVKEPTAFETFISMLPLAGHGAAGLAVLSIAGAALFFAASYNHAIWNNPGTNPSHTQTHQPTTTTLNPGATTRTHRNTGRSRDNTDRTTSSPPSTRDLLTTPITSQDDALELIEHSDHRVREHAVDHLLAQGPVDETHRRQIIDAALERILTDTHRNLREAGFELLDKHTEDHGLAILQRVGATTGRDSVGHIVEYLLELGTPEAAGVLVSWIGSPVSSTAELHVRSSTMRPYVEPYLIERLKAGDPRLRSTLLELLHPVATQASVEVCLALLDEVQNNDRYRVESILEAYEPSAVDAAARFLRVTAGGYTTHELNVALNDLRQQYGQDDPRRDEVCARLMQVLRRNPTTEYNIWRCLESWAGPPAAELCERVLRDERTRRDHAVIAIRVMATLQTAEAAELIVRWIIIEPVFVEQALIDNGPSSEPAVLVYIRHENAEVRLACCKILKEIGTRDALDALNGRGGDRDDRVSRAAREAFYAIRDRMNASSED from the coding sequence ATGCCCACGGTGCATACCGCGGACGCCCTGACGTTGTCGGTCCTGATGTCCACGATCGTGATGGCGTTGATGCTCCTGTTCTACGTCGCGCTTGTGGCGGCGTGGGGGTACCTGACTGTCAGGTTCACGATGCACCTGCCGACCCTGCTTGGCGCGGGTTCCTGGCTTGTCACCGTGTTCTCGATTTGCTGCGCGGTCGCCGCACTACTTGTGTTGTGCTTCCTGCTCAAGCCGTTGATCCCGCTGCGTCGGTCGCGCACCGTGCCCATCGAGGTCTCGCGTGAGAGTGAGCCCCTGTTGTTCTCGTACATTGATGCGCTTGCGGATGTGATTGATGCGCCCCGGCCCGAGCGGATCCTCGTCGTGGTCGACGCCGGGGCAAGCGCTTCGTTCGGCAACGGCGTCTTGGGTGTGCTGGGCGGGCAACTCACCCTGACCCTCGGGCTCCCACTGGTCGGCGAGCTGTCACTACGCCAATTCGCGGGCGTCGTCGCGCATGAGCTTGGCCACTTCAGCCAGGGTAGCATGATCCGCCAAAACGTCATGCTCAGCGCCCTCAGCGGGTGGATGACCGATGTTGCGCTGAGCGAAGACGCGTTCGACCGGTTCCTCCACCGGATGGCCGCGTCCGGCCCGCTGGGGATCAAGACCGTCTGCAAAGCCGCGCACCTGGTGACGCTCTCGATCCGTCGGCTGCTGTTCGTATTCATGATCGCGGGCCACGCGATGTGGCGCGTCACCTCAAGGCAACTGGAGTACGACGCGGACCAGTTCATGGCCCACACCGCAGGGGCCGAGCACTTTGCCCAGACCATGCGGAGCACGATCATGCTCTGCTTCGCCGCAGATCAAACCATCGATGAGGTCGAACGCTTCTACCGCGACTCCCGCCTGCCCACCGACTTCCCCAGCATGGTCATCGCCAAGGCCCGCCGATTCACCCCCGAGCAGCGCCGCAAGTTCCTCAAGGGTGCCGACAAGAACGAGTCCGAGTCGTTCTCCACCCACCCGCTGACCCGCAAACGTATCCAGGCGGTACAGGTCCTCGGCTCGCCCGGGCTGGTACAGGACGACCGGCCCGCTCGGCTGCTGTTCAAGAACTTTGACGCGCTTTGCCGGCGCTCGAGCGAGGCCTTCTACCAAAGTGTCATAGGGGAGAGGTACGACCCCAAACACCTCACCGATTCATCGCAGCTCATCCGGGAACTCGACGAAACCGATAGCGCTCGCATCTCGGCCCGCCGCTTCTGTCAGGGCGATGTACTGCTGACGCTCCCCACGTTCCCGTCGCTTACCGCACTCAAGAAGCCCGCCGACCCCAATAAATCCATGCGGAAGATCCAGCAGCTGCGGCAGCAGACCCTTGCCGCCGGCGACGACACGGCCCCGCAGATCCGCAAGCTCATGGAGACCCGCGAGCGCCTGCTCACCGCGCGGCAGGCCCTGACCGTGACGCAGATCGGGTTCGAGATCGCGCACTACGGGGAGCTCGGGCTCTCGGCCGGCGACCGGCAGGGGCTCGAACGCGAGGTCCGCTCACTCACCGAAGAACACGCCGAGCTGCGCATCGCGCTGGGCTCGGCCTGTCGGGTCTTGACCAAGCGGATTGAGCTAAGCGCCGCGCTGCTCCAGATCGACCTCGTCGCCCGCCGGTTGAAGAACGAGGACCCTAAGCAGGTGCGCGCGGAGATCGGTCGGCTGATCCCCGCCGGCAACGCGATGGCCAAGGTCGAGGGGCCGATCGACCAGCTCCATGTCTCCATGTCCACCCTCTCGCTGGGGCTCTCGCTCTGCGCCGGCGGGAATGTGAACCAGGACGTCATCTCACGCACACTCCGCGCCGCCAACGAGACACGCGATGCGATCTCCGATGTCCTCACCGTCCTGCACGCCAAACCCTACCCCTTCACCCACGGCGACGGCAGTGTCTCCATCGCCCACGCCCTGTGCCAGCGCCCACCCGACGGCGACAACCCGGTCGACATCCTCTTCGTCGCCGAGGAACTCGTCGGCCGCTACGCCGAGATCCGCGTCCGCATCATCGGCCGGCTGTGCTACCTCGCCGAGTGCATCGAACGCGCGATCGGGCTCAAGCCGCTCCACTCGATCGACGACACCGACCCGCTCGAAGAGCTCAAAGACGCGCTGGGCATGAACGACGACGTGAAGGAACCCACCGCTTTCGAGACGTTCATCAGCATGCTCCCCCTGGCCGGCCACGGCGCGGCGGGGCTCGCGGTCCTCTCGATCGCCGGCGCCGCGCTCTTCTTCGCCGCCAGTTACAACCACGCGATCTGGAACAACCCGGGCACCAACCCGTCCCACACGCAGACACACCAGCCGACCACAACCACGCTCAACCCCGGCGCCACGACGCGGACCCATCGAAACACCGGCCGGTCCCGTGACAACACCGACAGAACAACCTCGAGCCCGCCCAGCACGCGCGACCTGCTCACCACACCGATCACTTCGCAAGACGATGCGCTCGAACTGATCGAGCATAGCGATCACAGGGTCAGAGAACACGCCGTCGATCACCTCCTTGCGCAAGGCCCGGTTGACGAGACACATCGGCGCCAAATCATCGACGCCGCGCTGGAACGGATCCTGACCGACACCCACCGTAACCTGCGCGAAGCCGGGTTCGAATTGCTGGACAAACACACCGAGGACCACGGCCTGGCGATCCTCCAACGGGTCGGAGCCACTACCGGCCGCGATAGTGTGGGCCACATCGTCGAATACCTCCTCGAACTCGGGACGCCAGAGGCCGCGGGTGTCCTGGTGTCCTGGATCGGCTCTCCGGTCAGCTCTACGGCCGAGCTCCACGTGCGCTCGTCCACGATGCGTCCCTACGTCGAGCCCTACCTCATCGAACGCCTGAAGGCGGGCGACCCCCGGCTTCGCAGTACCCTGCTCGAGCTCCTCCATCCGGTCGCGACCCAGGCATCGGTCGAGGTCTGCCTCGCGCTGCTGGATGAAGTCCAGAACAACGACCGTTACCGCGTCGAAAGCATTCTCGAGGCATACGAGCCCAGCGCGGTCGACGCCGCCGCAAGATTCCTCCGCGTGACGGCCGGCGGATACACCACACACGAGCTCAACGTCGCCCTCAACGATCTGCGGCAGCAGTACGGCCAGGACGACCCGCGACGCGATGAAGTCTGCGCCCGGCTGATGCAAGTCCTCCGGCGCAATCCCACGACCGAGTACAACATCTGGCGCTGCCTGGAGTCCTGGGCCGGCCCGCCGGCGGCGGAGCTCTGCGAACGTGTGTTGCGCGACGAACGCACCCGCCGCGACCACGCCGTCATCGCGATCCGCGTGATGGCAACCCTCCAGACCGCCGAGGCCGCCGAGCTCATCGTACGCTGGATCATCATCGAGCCCGTGTTCGTCGAGCAGGCGCTGATCGATAACGGCCCGTCCTCCGAGCCCGCCGTCCTCGTCTACATCCGCCACGAAAACGCTGAGGTCCGCCTCGCCTGCTGCAAAATCCTCAAAGAAATCGGCACCCGAGACGCTCTCGACGCGCTCAACGGCCGCGGCGGCGACCGAGATGACCGTGTCAGCCGCGCCGCACGCGAAGCGTTCTACGCCATCCGCGACCGTATGAATGCCAGCAGCGAGGACTAG
- a CDS encoding PilZ domain-containing protein, translated as MALSLNIHKLTDAYMKGESPAEEHRRGGRMPMVGVKSNLGRVLDLSFCGVLVKRSWWRSPMRVKQRMIVIIKFDGVRVAVKARVARRAKKRGIGWVYGIEFINISPEQRDKIMHVARSCYPKQTMHSQNVA; from the coding sequence ATGGCCCTATCTCTCAACATCCACAAGCTGACCGACGCCTACATGAAGGGCGAATCCCCCGCCGAGGAACACCGGCGGGGCGGGCGGATGCCGATGGTCGGGGTGAAAAGCAACCTCGGCCGCGTGCTCGACCTGTCGTTCTGCGGCGTGTTGGTCAAGCGGAGCTGGTGGCGGAGCCCGATGCGGGTCAAGCAGCGGATGATCGTGATCATCAAGTTCGATGGCGTGCGCGTCGCGGTCAAGGCGCGCGTCGCCCGTCGGGCCAAGAAGCGCGGTATCGGCTGGGTCTACGGGATCGAGTTCATCAACATCTCGCCCGAGCAGCGCGACAAGATTATGCACGTCGCGCGGAGTTGCTACCCCAAGCAGACGATGCACTCGCAGAACGTGGCCTAA